One Capsicum annuum cultivar UCD-10X-F1 chromosome 2, UCD10Xv1.1, whole genome shotgun sequence genomic window carries:
- the LOC124896169 gene encoding uncharacterized protein LOC124896169: MDIIGIPLGICTHKIQLEEDCTPTIEYECRLNPPMQEIVKKEIIKWLDWQVIYPIFDSKWRCEEFNLVLNWEKCYFMVKEGIVLGHKILAKRIKVNRAKVEILDKEAKFTFDDDYKKAFECLKKKLVAALIIITLDWSMPFEIMCDASGVKLLAVVYAFEKFRTYLLGTKVAVYTDHTALRYLMAKKDAKLRQIRKCIPEVEMLNILEACHASPVGGHYAGDRTARKVLQSSYYWLILLKDTYEFVRRCDRCHRQGLISKHHEMPMAKILEVELFDVWGIDFMGPFVSFYRLKYILVAVDCDQMG, from the exons AtggatattattggtattcctctGGGTATTTGCACTCACAAGATTCAGCTTGAGGAAGATTGCACTCCAACCATTGAGTACGAATGtcgtcttaacccaccaatgcaagaaaTAGTTAAGAAGGAGATCATAAAATGGCTTGATTGGCAAGTCATATACCCCATCTTCgatagtaaatgg AGATGTGAGGAGTTCAACTTAGTGCTGAACTGGGAGAAATGctacttcatggtgaaggaaggcattgttcttggTCACAAAATTTTAGCCAAGAGAATCAAAGTCAACCGGGCAAAGGTCgag ATTTTGGATAAGGAGGCCAAGTTCACATTTGATGATGATTAcaagaaggcatttgaatgccttaagaaGAAATTAGTTGCTGCCCTAATCATTATTACACTAGATTGGTCGATGCCATTTgaaatcatgtgtgatgcaagtggagtg AAACTTCTCGCGGTGGTCTATGCATTTGAAAAGTTCCGCACTTATTTATTGGGGACCAAGGTGGCTGTGTATACAGACCACACCGCTTTAAGGTATttgatggcaaagaaggatgctaaactAAGGCAAATCAG AAAGTGTATCCCAGAGGTGGAAATGTTGAATATTCTGGAAGCTTGTCATGCTTCGCCAGTAGGAGGTCACTATGCAGGTGACCGTACTGCAAGAAAGGTATTGCAAAGCAGCTATTATTGGCTAATCCTATTGAAGGACACATATGAGTTCGTGAGGAGATGTGACCGGTGCCATAGACAAGGGTTAATCTCAAAGCATCATGAGATGCCCATGGCAAAAATATTGGAAGTTGAACTATTTGACGTATGGGGTATCGATTTCATGGGGCCATTTGTGAGCTTCTATAGACTAAAATATATCTTGGTGGCTGTAGACTGTGATCAAATGGGTTGA